The following is a genomic window from Citrifermentans bemidjiense Bem.
GGCGGCGGCATCGCATCGCTTTTTTCGACCCATCCCCCCATGGAGGAGCGGATCGCGCGGCTGGAGCAGATGGCGAGATAGTAGTTTCGTTCAGGCGTTAAACCCTTCCCCCCTCCCGACCTCCCCCCGCTGGGGGGAGGGGCCAATCAAAGTTGAGGTGCGGCAAGGTATCAGGTCAATCCCACCCCCTAGCCCCCTCCCTTGATGGGAGGGGGCTAGGGGGTGGGTGAAGCTGCCACAGAGAAGTGACGCCAATAAAAAGGGGCACGTTCCCCCACCCCCCGACCCCCCTCCCGCAAGGGGAGGGGGAGAGTTGGCGGCCTCTGGGAGCGAGGGTGAGGCGCACCTGCAGCGGCTTGCACTTCCTAAGTTCAAGCATTAAGGAGAGATTTAAATGGAATGGCTTACCGACCCGCAGGTCTGGCTGGCACTGGTTACCCTGAGCGCACTTGAGATAGTGCTGGGTATAGACAACATCATCTTCATCTCGATTCAGGCCAGCAAACTCCCGGCCCACCAGCAGGAAAAGGCGAGGCTTACCGGCCTCGGTTTGGCGATGTTCATCAGGGTGGCGCTTCTTTTTTCGCTTTCCTGGCTCATGGGGCTCACCGACCCGCTCTTCTCGGTCCTTAACAACGAGATCTCCGGCCGCGACCTCATCCTCATCTCGGGCGGCTTGTTCCTCATCTGGAAGAGCACTATGGAGATTCACGAGAAACTGGAGGGAGAGGAGGTGGTCGCCTCCGCCAAGGTGGGAGCGACCTTCGGGGCGGTTCTGGTGCAAATCCTGCTGCTGGATATCGTTTTTTCGCTCGACTCCATCATCACCGCCATCGGCATGGCGAGCCAGCTCTTCATAATGATCGCCGCGGTGGTGATCGCCGTCGGCTTCATGATGCTCTTCTCCGGCAAGATCAGCGCCTTCGTGGAAAAACACCCCACCATAAAGATGCTCGCGCTGAGCTTCCTGCTCATGATCGGTGTCGCCTTGATCGGGGACGGGTTGGACATGCACATCCCCAAAGGGTACATCTACTTCGCCATGGCCTTCTCGGTGCTGGTCGAGATGCTCAACCTGAGGATGCGCAGGGGCACGCCGGTCAAACTCCACGAGCCGCACCTCGATTCGGCGGAGAAGGGAAAGTAACTACAACTTGCAACAGGCCCCCGCGAAGGCAGGAAGGGCAGGGGGGGACTTGCCAGCAGCTCAAAGGTGGCACCTACCCCCACCCCCTGCCCCCCTCC
Proteins encoded in this region:
- a CDS encoding TerC family protein codes for the protein MEWLTDPQVWLALVTLSALEIVLGIDNIIFISIQASKLPAHQQEKARLTGLGLAMFIRVALLFSLSWLMGLTDPLFSVLNNEISGRDLILISGGLFLIWKSTMEIHEKLEGEEVVASAKVGATFGAVLVQILLLDIVFSLDSIITAIGMASQLFIMIAAVVIAVGFMMLFSGKISAFVEKHPTIKMLALSFLLMIGVALIGDGLDMHIPKGYIYFAMAFSVLVEMLNLRMRRGTPVKLHEPHLDSAEKGK